A single Crateriforma conspicua DNA region contains:
- a CDS encoding UTP--glucose-1-phosphate uridylyltransferase: MTKLIDIITSDDDLVRNQSLESVVATMDRDQLIAAADQLDQFRRGERNLYRRVRALFFLAAIHRYHLPPRLDPTRQSEIPFDGYQHLLERRFLEAIEVFLETQADSGASDGLCSALAEAYHRLGFQTLADQVKQSVRTVRGNQWMFRLGHPADHPLRFSSDLLAASGESLPPLLCETTAVRMDFSHSAWSDIFFLGMDFPEGARVLNVSVDLGVCGRDAAPRPPIETYLRIIDQPVIRLVSVDLKASTDVTSIGEMFDFARDYLGLLKAAVIAAGIVPPGLEGCQEPLESLLARMIGPGKGFELVSKINDIPKGSRLAVSTNLLGSLISILMRATGQVRQLTGVLTESDRRLVAARAILGEWIGGSGGGWQDSGGVWPGIKLICGTTATEGDPEYGISRGRLTPVHTVLDRDKVDDVTRQKLQDSLIMVHGGMAQNVGPILEMVTEHYLLRGEKEWAGRQKAMQIYDEVVDALQRGDIRAVGDATTRNFEGPLQSIIPWATNRFTDRLIESCRQKYGDQFWGFWMLGGMSGGGMGFIFDPTVKPEAQAWLGETMIRVKREMETALPFAMDPVVYDFAINDNGTAATLRRGNEAMLPGRYYEMMLPAALRRPARELSKITLHELQNVGHGIRRSGDSASGNETDPMRLLESILPAATKSEGDHSPLRQILEQTGFDRQQHEQIRSDLRSGRLGLAQNRLGANASIEDVDASDLIDARVAIDASTVDLGRRAIADGRVGIVTLAAGVGSRWTQGAGVCKALHPFHRFAGRHRNFLEVHLAKNRAVTRQFGGSIPHVVTTSWLTERAIRDAIQRQDNYGFEGDLYVSTGRSVGLRMIPMLRDLRFMWEETAQQVLDEQQQKVRESLRAALSQWAVQQGEGSDYTDNLPAQCMHPVGHWYEVPNLIRSGTLAAMLKRQPTLQHLMLHNIDTLGANVDPGLLGLHLQSGNDLNFEVITRRLEDRGGGLARVDGRVRLVEGLAMPDEEIEFGLTYYNSMTTWIDIHRLLKWFGLSVDDLENASKVDRAVRDAASRLPTYITLKDVKKRWGHGQEDIFPVSQFEKLWGDMSALPDVSSGFFVTPMQRGRQLKSQDQLDSWNRDGTAAYINSLCDWAATVS, from the coding sequence ATGACGAAACTGATTGACATCATCACCTCGGATGACGACTTGGTTCGCAATCAATCGTTGGAATCCGTGGTCGCGACGATGGACCGCGACCAATTGATCGCGGCCGCCGACCAGCTGGATCAATTTCGACGCGGCGAACGCAACCTGTACCGTCGTGTTCGGGCGTTGTTCTTTTTGGCTGCGATCCATCGCTATCACTTGCCGCCCCGATTGGACCCGACGCGTCAAAGCGAAATCCCCTTCGATGGCTATCAACACTTGCTGGAACGACGGTTCTTGGAAGCCATCGAAGTCTTTTTGGAAACCCAGGCCGACTCCGGTGCAAGCGATGGGTTGTGCAGCGCGTTGGCAGAAGCCTATCACCGACTGGGTTTCCAAACGCTGGCCGACCAGGTCAAACAGAGTGTCCGCACGGTGCGAGGCAACCAATGGATGTTTCGCTTGGGGCATCCGGCCGATCATCCACTTCGATTCTCATCGGATTTACTAGCCGCCTCCGGCGAATCACTGCCCCCGCTGTTGTGCGAAACGACGGCGGTGCGGATGGATTTTTCACACTCCGCGTGGAGCGACATCTTTTTTCTTGGGATGGATTTCCCCGAAGGCGCTCGCGTTCTGAACGTATCGGTCGATCTGGGCGTTTGCGGCCGCGATGCGGCGCCCCGTCCGCCGATCGAAACGTACCTACGTATCATCGACCAACCCGTGATCCGCTTGGTCAGTGTCGATTTGAAAGCGTCGACCGATGTGACCAGCATCGGCGAAATGTTTGATTTCGCTCGTGACTACCTGGGCCTGCTAAAGGCCGCGGTGATCGCCGCCGGCATCGTTCCGCCGGGACTGGAAGGATGCCAGGAACCTTTGGAAAGCCTGCTGGCGCGGATGATCGGCCCGGGCAAAGGCTTTGAACTGGTCAGCAAGATCAATGACATACCGAAAGGCTCGCGTCTGGCCGTGTCGACCAACCTGCTTGGGTCGTTGATTTCCATTTTGATGCGAGCCACCGGACAAGTCCGTCAGCTGACCGGTGTGTTGACCGAATCGGACCGTCGTTTGGTCGCGGCACGCGCGATCCTGGGCGAATGGATCGGCGGCAGCGGCGGCGGGTGGCAAGATTCCGGGGGCGTCTGGCCGGGCATCAAGCTGATCTGTGGTACGACCGCCACCGAAGGAGACCCGGAATATGGCATCAGTCGCGGGCGTCTGACGCCGGTACACACGGTCCTGGACCGCGACAAGGTCGATGACGTGACGCGACAAAAGCTGCAAGACAGCTTGATCATGGTCCACGGCGGCATGGCCCAGAACGTCGGCCCGATCCTGGAAATGGTCACCGAGCACTATCTATTGCGTGGCGAAAAGGAATGGGCTGGTCGCCAGAAAGCCATGCAGATTTATGACGAAGTGGTCGATGCGCTTCAGCGTGGCGATATCCGCGCGGTGGGCGATGCGACCACGCGAAATTTCGAAGGCCCGTTGCAGTCAATCATCCCCTGGGCCACCAACCGATTCACCGACCGGCTGATTGAATCCTGTCGACAGAAATACGGCGACCAATTCTGGGGCTTTTGGATGCTGGGCGGCATGTCCGGTGGCGGCATGGGTTTCATCTTTGATCCCACCGTCAAACCCGAGGCACAAGCTTGGCTGGGCGAAACCATGATCCGCGTCAAACGCGAAATGGAAACCGCGTTGCCGTTTGCCATGGACCCGGTCGTTTACGATTTCGCCATCAACGACAACGGCACCGCGGCAACTCTGCGGCGCGGCAACGAAGCCATGTTGCCCGGTCGCTATTACGAAATGATGTTGCCGGCGGCCTTGCGTCGACCGGCACGCGAATTGTCCAAGATCACGCTGCACGAACTGCAAAACGTCGGACACGGGATTCGCCGGTCCGGTGATTCTGCATCGGGCAACGAAACCGATCCAATGCGGTTGCTGGAATCCATTTTGCCGGCGGCCACCAAGTCGGAAGGCGATCACAGCCCGCTGCGACAGATTTTGGAACAGACCGGTTTCGATCGCCAACAACACGAACAGATCCGATCTGATCTGCGCAGCGGCCGATTGGGATTGGCCCAAAACCGACTGGGGGCCAACGCGTCGATCGAAGACGTCGATGCGAGCGACTTGATCGACGCGAGGGTCGCCATCGACGCATCGACCGTGGATCTGGGACGCCGCGCGATTGCCGACGGCCGGGTCGGCATCGTCACTTTGGCCGCCGGTGTGGGCAGCCGCTGGACTCAAGGCGCAGGCGTTTGCAAAGCATTGCATCCGTTTCATCGTTTCGCCGGACGCCATCGCAACTTTCTTGAAGTGCATTTGGCCAAGAATCGCGCGGTCACACGTCAGTTTGGTGGATCCATCCCGCATGTGGTCACCACCAGTTGGTTGACCGAGCGGGCCATCCGCGATGCCATCCAGCGTCAAGACAATTACGGTTTCGAAGGTGACCTGTACGTTTCGACTGGACGCAGCGTCGGGTTGCGAATGATTCCGATGCTTCGCGACTTGCGATTCATGTGGGAAGAAACGGCCCAGCAAGTCTTGGACGAACAACAACAAAAGGTTCGTGAAAGTTTGCGCGCGGCATTGTCACAGTGGGCGGTACAACAGGGCGAAGGCAGCGATTACACCGACAACTTGCCCGCCCAGTGCATGCATCCGGTCGGGCACTGGTACGAAGTGCCCAATCTGATTCGCAGCGGAACGCTGGCCGCAATGCTGAAGCGTCAACCGACGCTACAGCACTTGATGTTGCACAACATCGATACACTGGGCGCCAACGTCGACCCCGGGCTGTTGGGGCTGCACCTGCAGTCCGGAAATGATCTGAACTTCGAAGTCATCACACGGCGACTGGAAGATCGCGGCGGCGGCTTGGCCCGTGTCGACGGACGCGTCCGTTTGGTGGAAGGCCTTGCCATGCCCGACGAAGAAATCGAATTCGGGCTGACCTACTACAACAGCATGACCACGTGGATCGACATACATCGATTGTTGAAGTGGTTTGGTCTGTCGGTGGACGACCTGGAAAATGCGTCCAAGGTGGATCGTGCCGTTCGCGACGCCGCATCACGATTGCCCACCTACATCACGCTGAAAGACGTCAAGAAACGCTGGGGGCACGGCCAAGAAGACATTTTCCCGGTCAGCCAGTTTGAAAAATTGTGGGGCGACATGTCGGCACTGCCTGACGTTTCCAGTGGTTTTTTCGTCACGCCGATGCAACGCGGACGACAACTGAAATCGCAGGATCAATTGGACAGCTGGAATCGTGACGGGACCGCCGCATACATCAATTCACTGTGCGACTGGGCCGCGACCGTATCCTGA
- a CDS encoding sugar phosphate nucleotidyltransferase yields the protein MKIRKAVITAAAPDQSTIPLQRLVDRDGQDKTALQSIVEETLSAGIEEICLVIAPGSEDSFRKAAGPHIGCLQFVVQSQPQGYAHAVAQGRDFADGEPILHLVGDHLYLSQTHQTCARQLIDVASDLGSSVSAVQATRESRLPYFGVVAGTHVPRHSDLYEVSRVVEKPTPTQAEQELVTAGLRSGHYLGFFGMHVLTADAMDAVDAVVAEQNAESSAKKATLSDALATLPTRSRYLAYRVQGNRYNIGVKYGMLVAQLAFGLSGTDRDQILTEMVELLAQHPGRIADMAGKSDTSDGQAAGAPDGSGN from the coding sequence ATGAAGATTCGCAAAGCCGTGATCACCGCGGCGGCACCCGACCAATCGACCATCCCACTGCAACGCTTGGTCGACCGTGACGGCCAGGACAAAACGGCACTGCAGTCGATTGTCGAAGAAACCTTGTCGGCGGGAATCGAAGAAATCTGCCTGGTCATCGCACCGGGCAGCGAAGACAGCTTTCGCAAAGCGGCCGGCCCGCACATCGGCTGTCTGCAATTCGTCGTCCAAAGCCAACCGCAAGGCTATGCCCACGCGGTCGCCCAAGGACGTGACTTTGCCGACGGCGAGCCGATCTTGCACTTGGTCGGCGATCACCTTTACCTGAGCCAGACGCATCAGACCTGTGCCAGACAACTGATCGACGTTGCCAGCGATTTGGGCAGCAGCGTATCGGCGGTTCAAGCCACCCGCGAAAGTCGGTTGCCATATTTCGGCGTCGTTGCCGGCACGCACGTCCCGCGACACAGCGACTTGTATGAAGTCAGCCGCGTGGTGGAAAAGCCAACGCCGACCCAAGCCGAACAGGAATTGGTCACCGCGGGTCTTCGCAGCGGTCACTACTTGGGGTTCTTTGGAATGCACGTGCTGACCGCCGATGCGATGGATGCAGTCGACGCAGTCGTCGCGGAGCAAAACGCGGAATCATCCGCCAAGAAAGCAACGCTGTCAGATGCGTTGGCTACCCTGCCGACTCGCAGCCGATACTTGGCCTATCGCGTTCAAGGCAATCGATACAACATCGGTGTCAAATACGGCATGTTGGTCGCCCAGTTGGCGTTCGGGCTTTCGGGTACCGATCGGGATCAAATTCTGACCGAAATGGTCGAACTGTTGGCACAACACCCCGGCCGTATCGCCGACATGGCAGGCAAGAGTGACACGTCCGACGGCCAAGCCGCCGGTGCCCCCGATGGATCGGGGAACTGA
- a CDS encoding rhomboid family intramembrane serine protease, whose translation MGLYDRDYGRGGMRSPWDRVENPRSMTITLIIINVAVFFADMIFSDRETGFSLASWLAVSSESLTQPWKIWQVLTYGFVHDDQNIRHILFNMFGLFIFGRIVEQRIGAAEFLRFYLCAIIVGGFAAAISGLAFGDAPTIGASGAVVAVTILFACYFPNTEILLMFVLPVKAWVLAVLYVGFDLFGALGLAGDSNTAFQVHLSGAAFGLLYFFRGWNLGFLADGLGGMNQMSDKIRSRSRRMKLKLHDPDRKLAQEAREADRILDKIHRNGEDSLTAAERRTLERYSARQRKKRQQAE comes from the coding sequence ATGGGTCTTTACGACCGAGATTACGGCCGGGGCGGCATGCGTTCGCCTTGGGACCGTGTCGAAAACCCCCGCAGCATGACCATCACGTTGATCATCATCAACGTGGCGGTTTTCTTCGCGGACATGATTTTCAGCGACCGCGAAACCGGGTTTTCCCTGGCTTCGTGGCTGGCCGTATCGTCGGAATCGCTGACACAGCCGTGGAAGATTTGGCAGGTTTTGACGTACGGCTTTGTGCACGACGATCAAAACATCCGCCACATCTTGTTCAATATGTTCGGCCTGTTCATCTTCGGCCGCATCGTGGAACAGCGGATCGGGGCGGCTGAATTCCTGCGGTTCTATTTGTGCGCGATCATCGTCGGCGGTTTTGCTGCGGCAATCTCTGGGCTGGCATTTGGCGATGCGCCGACGATCGGGGCCAGCGGCGCGGTGGTGGCGGTGACGATTTTGTTCGCCTGCTATTTTCCGAACACCGAAATCTTGTTGATGTTCGTGTTGCCCGTCAAAGCATGGGTGCTGGCGGTTCTGTACGTCGGTTTTGATCTGTTCGGCGCACTCGGCTTGGCGGGTGACAGCAACACGGCATTCCAAGTCCACTTGTCCGGCGCGGCATTCGGCCTGCTTTACTTTTTCCGCGGGTGGAACCTTGGATTTCTGGCCGACGGGCTGGGTGGCATGAACCAGATGTCAGACAAAATTCGTTCGCGATCACGACGAATGAAGCTTAAACTGCATGACCCTGACCGAAAACTTGCTCAGGAAGCCCGAGAGGCGGATCGGATCTTGGACAAGATTCATCGCAATGGCGAGGACAGTTTGACGGCGGCCGAACGCCGCACACTTGAACGCTACAGCGCAAGGCAGCGAAAGAAACGGCAACAGGCCGAATAA
- a CDS encoding c-type cytochrome, giving the protein MPAPPTFRSIAFTLTGFLCLIPLSLQSNAGGLGVTPPDQIRVTDGFAVELVYEVPGKGGSDADGQGSWVSLTVDPQGRLIACDQYGALYRIDVSGDAADVEKLDIEFAGAQGLLCAFGSLYANVNSRDFPSGVWRLTDTDGDDQYDKKEHILPLNGGSEHGPHAMVLTPDGKRIVTCAGNNTNLPDDFAISRVPEVWDEDHLLGRMPDARGHNANRMAPGGFVIAFDPDGGNRELIATGFRNHYDIAFNTDGELFTYDADMEWDVGTPWYRPTRVNHVISGAEFGWRNGTGKWPAYYPDSFGAAVDIGPGSPTGIAFGYDSGFPQQYRNALYIADWSYGNIHAVFLRPDGATYSGEFVTFATGAPLPVTDIAFHPGDGAMYFTIGGRRAQSGLYRIRYVGDEDDSAAPKSDDTAKDLRQLRHRIEKLHTGQPTDVALNLAVRNLGHDDRAIRFASRIALEHHDVAQWIDAALKSKNDRAVIQAAVAIARVGTPDHRGQVLAALGDIDVDALDDQSVIDLTRAYALTFLRLNAGDQVATPSDAQRQQIVDQLNDRFPSGKDNLDRELARLLVFVNADGIVPRVIAQLNDAPSQESQIHYAMILRHRIGDAPAKVQRDYFSWFNRMRDARGGMSFGGFVKNIQDAAAEGLTDDDRQTLASVLNPPVKSDAVAEEARPLVKQWSVDDLAEHVASPGRAFDFQRGKEMFVAAQCYKCHRMGLEGGILGPDLTGAGGRFSVTDLLSSIIEPGKVISDQYGATQFLTDDGRVVVGRVINLSGNKLSVMTNMLDPSSLTSIDRDTIEETAPARNSMMPSGLVDTLNEDEIADLVAYLRAGGRSDHALYAKVSGADASAD; this is encoded by the coding sequence ATGCCAGCCCCACCGACCTTCCGATCCATTGCCTTCACGTTGACGGGATTTCTTTGTTTGATCCCGCTATCACTGCAATCAAACGCCGGCGGTTTGGGTGTCACCCCGCCGGATCAAATCCGCGTGACCGACGGGTTTGCCGTCGAATTGGTTTATGAAGTTCCCGGGAAAGGCGGCAGCGACGCGGATGGCCAGGGATCTTGGGTCAGTTTGACTGTCGACCCGCAAGGGCGATTGATCGCGTGTGATCAATACGGGGCGCTGTACCGCATCGATGTCAGCGGTGATGCGGCCGACGTGGAAAAGCTGGACATCGAATTCGCAGGTGCACAGGGTCTGCTGTGTGCGTTTGGTTCGCTGTACGCCAACGTCAATTCCCGCGATTTTCCCAGCGGTGTTTGGCGTCTGACCGATACTGACGGCGACGACCAGTACGACAAGAAGGAACACATCTTGCCGCTGAACGGTGGCAGCGAACACGGTCCCCACGCCATGGTGCTGACGCCCGACGGAAAGCGGATTGTGACGTGCGCGGGCAACAACACGAACTTGCCCGATGACTTTGCCATCAGCCGTGTCCCTGAAGTCTGGGACGAAGACCATCTGCTGGGCCGCATGCCGGATGCCCGCGGCCACAACGCCAACCGAATGGCGCCGGGCGGCTTCGTCATCGCGTTCGATCCCGATGGTGGCAATCGTGAATTGATCGCGACCGGATTCCGCAATCACTATGACATCGCGTTCAACACCGACGGTGAACTGTTCACCTATGACGCCGACATGGAATGGGATGTCGGCACGCCGTGGTACCGCCCGACCCGAGTCAATCACGTGATCAGCGGCGCGGAGTTCGGCTGGCGAAACGGAACCGGAAAATGGCCGGCCTACTATCCCGATTCGTTCGGTGCCGCCGTCGACATCGGCCCAGGATCACCGACGGGAATCGCCTTTGGATATGACAGTGGTTTTCCCCAACAGTACCGAAACGCGTTGTATATCGCTGACTGGAGCTATGGCAACATTCACGCGGTGTTCCTGCGTCCCGATGGGGCCACTTACTCTGGTGAATTCGTTACCTTCGCCACCGGCGCGCCGTTGCCGGTGACCGACATCGCCTTTCATCCCGGTGACGGAGCGATGTACTTCACCATCGGCGGTCGCCGCGCCCAAAGCGGTTTGTATCGAATCCGCTACGTGGGCGACGAAGACGACTCGGCCGCACCCAAATCCGATGACACCGCCAAAGACTTGCGCCAGCTTCGTCACCGGATTGAAAAACTGCACACCGGGCAACCGACCGACGTCGCGTTGAATTTGGCCGTACGCAATCTGGGCCACGACGACCGAGCCATCCGTTTTGCATCACGGATCGCCCTGGAACATCACGACGTGGCCCAGTGGATCGACGCAGCACTGAAATCGAAAAACGATCGCGCCGTGATCCAGGCCGCCGTGGCCATCGCCCGCGTCGGAACGCCCGATCATCGTGGCCAGGTTTTGGCGGCTCTTGGCGACATTGACGTCGATGCCTTGGATGACCAGTCGGTCATTGATCTGACGCGAGCCTACGCGTTGACGTTTCTGCGGTTGAATGCCGGAGACCAGGTCGCCACGCCCTCGGACGCCCAGCGTCAACAGATCGTCGACCAGCTGAACGATCGCTTTCCAAGCGGAAAGGACAACCTGGACCGCGAACTGGCACGTTTGCTGGTGTTCGTCAACGCCGACGGCATCGTTCCACGCGTCATCGCGCAGCTGAACGATGCCCCCAGCCAGGAAAGTCAGATTCACTATGCAATGATCCTGCGGCATCGTATCGGCGACGCACCGGCGAAGGTCCAACGCGACTATTTTTCTTGGTTCAACCGCATGCGTGATGCTCGTGGCGGCATGTCGTTCGGCGGATTCGTCAAGAACATCCAAGACGCTGCCGCCGAAGGACTGACCGATGACGACCGCCAGACGCTTGCCTCGGTGTTGAATCCTCCGGTCAAATCCGATGCCGTTGCCGAAGAAGCTCGCCCGCTGGTCAAACAGTGGTCGGTGGACGACTTGGCCGAGCACGTGGCATCGCCCGGTCGCGCGTTTGATTTTCAGCGTGGCAAAGAAATGTTTGTCGCGGCGCAGTGTTACAAGTGCCACCGCATGGGACTGGAAGGCGGCATTCTGGGCCCCGACCTGACCGGCGCCGGTGGCCGATTCAGCGTGACGGATTTGCTGTCTTCGATCATCGAACCGGGCAAAGTCATCAGCGATCAATATGGGGCAACCCAGTTCTTGACCGATGACGGTCGCGTCGTCGTGGGACGCGTCATCAACCTTAGCGGAAACAAGCTAAGTGTGATGACAAACATGCTGGATCCGTCCAGCTTGACGTCGATCGATCGCGACACGATCGAAGAAACGGCCCCAGCACGAAACAGTATGATGCCTAGCGGCTTGGTCGACACCTTGAACGAGGACGAAATCGCCGACTTGGTGGCCTACCTGCGTGCCGGTGGCCGCAGCGATCACGCGTTGTACGCCAAGGTGTCCGGCGCCGACGCGTCGGCCGACTGA
- a CDS encoding ATP-binding cassette domain-containing protein: MNRFSTLAAARSEPDAGGSLGTFFWSALAGILVPAQVVLLGLIAQLLDNEGLSGSSVRLGSHLELPVPSWLVDQAPLRQLAELVVVSVFLAAIFCFAIWMNRRTADRRARSVVKSLHARLLRQSLRRAEFEGAAAQQVRAQSLIDQHLPNVQKGLSLWYRSIPRSVLILGTCVTLALLVNPWLALLAVLSGLMVWQLFRILREHDTDQLTDWELPRTRNRMAELVGQAPLLARLQADGLADTAFSSELETLYRRLAVEDEKRARLWPILFLASSVAIGVLILGLGVNLFGVQRGLSLPAGLVLGLALTGASVSSRRLSRLASQLRTSGRSSESVYLYLNRSGEMAPSEQRVGLGGLRDSVAIHDVSLKSSAGDAILSNLTLQLNPGSLVVLMGTDDVSSQALLELLMGFGRPSGGKVEIDGIPLLDVHPQALARNVMWVEPSGPIWEDTVLENLRGGDDSINNSDIRDTLESLGIYEQLQRLPESLNTILTPGDRSLGQEVTYALGIARAVLHRPPIILAKESSPPGEHVADDPCLKALKNLADQGSLVVVLPRRLQTLRLADRVILLNGPRLVGEGTHTDLLNDSDLYRHLNYLLFNPYRRRRSTIATDA; this comes from the coding sequence TTGAACCGATTCAGCACATTGGCGGCCGCCCGGTCGGAACCCGACGCCGGCGGATCGCTGGGTACGTTCTTTTGGTCCGCTTTGGCGGGCATTCTGGTACCTGCACAGGTCGTCCTGCTGGGGCTGATTGCCCAACTGCTGGACAACGAGGGCCTTTCGGGTTCCTCGGTACGACTGGGCAGCCACCTGGAGCTTCCCGTTCCCTCGTGGCTGGTCGATCAGGCCCCGCTTCGCCAATTGGCCGAATTGGTCGTGGTTTCGGTGTTCCTGGCTGCCATCTTTTGCTTTGCGATTTGGATGAATCGCCGCACCGCCGATCGTCGTGCCCGCAGCGTGGTCAAATCGTTGCACGCCCGATTGCTGCGTCAAAGCCTGCGACGGGCGGAATTCGAAGGCGCAGCCGCCCAACAGGTGCGTGCCCAATCGCTGATCGACCAGCACCTGCCGAACGTCCAAAAAGGCCTGTCGCTGTGGTACCGATCCATTCCACGCAGCGTGTTGATCCTGGGCACCTGCGTGACGTTGGCCTTGCTGGTCAATCCATGGCTGGCATTGCTGGCCGTGCTAAGCGGGTTGATGGTCTGGCAGCTGTTCCGAATCTTGCGCGAACACGACACCGACCAACTGACCGATTGGGAATTGCCACGGACCCGCAATCGCATGGCGGAACTGGTCGGCCAAGCACCGCTGTTGGCACGACTGCAAGCCGACGGACTGGCCGACACGGCCTTCAGCAGCGAACTGGAAACGCTGTACCGTCGACTGGCGGTGGAGGACGAAAAACGCGCCCGACTTTGGCCCATCCTTTTCCTGGCATCATCGGTGGCGATCGGCGTTCTGATCCTTGGACTGGGCGTTAACCTGTTCGGCGTTCAGCGAGGCCTGAGTCTGCCCGCCGGCTTAGTCCTCGGCCTGGCATTGACCGGCGCATCGGTTTCCTCGCGGCGTCTGTCACGTCTGGCCAGCCAGTTGCGAACCAGCGGTCGTTCAAGCGAATCGGTTTACTTGTATTTGAACCGCAGCGGTGAAATGGCACCCAGCGAACAACGTGTCGGCCTGGGTGGATTGCGGGACTCGGTCGCGATTCACGACGTGTCGCTGAAAAGTTCGGCCGGCGACGCCATCCTGAGCAACCTGACCTTGCAATTGAATCCCGGTTCGTTGGTCGTACTGATGGGGACGGATGACGTTTCCAGCCAAGCGTTGCTGGAATTGCTGATGGGATTCGGCCGCCCCAGCGGTGGGAAGGTCGAAATCGACGGGATCCCCTTGCTGGATGTGCACCCACAAGCTCTCGCACGAAACGTGATGTGGGTCGAACCCAGTGGGCCGATCTGGGAAGACACCGTGCTTGAAAATTTGCGTGGCGGCGATGATTCGATCAACAACAGCGACATCCGAGACACGTTGGAATCGTTGGGGATCTACGAACAACTTCAACGTTTGCCCGAAAGCCTGAACACCATCCTGACCCCCGGTGATCGATCATTGGGTCAAGAGGTGACTTATGCACTGGGAATTGCTCGCGCGGTGTTGCACCGGCCGCCGATCATCCTGGCCAAGGAATCATCGCCGCCCGGCGAACACGTGGCGGACGATCCGTGCTTGAAAGCACTGAAGAACTTGGCCGATCAAGGCAGCCTGGTCGTGGTCCTGCCTCGGCGACTGCAGACGCTTCGCTTGGCCGACCGTGTCATCTTGCTGAATGGTCCGCGATTGGTCGGCGAAGGCACCCACACAGATCTGTTGAACGACAGCGATTTGTATCGCCACCTGAATTACCTGTTGTTCAATCCCTACCGACGCCGACGCAGCACAATCGCAACGGATGCCTAA
- the cutA gene encoding divalent-cation tolerance protein CutA, producing the protein MNNSVAAMVQVVTTVETSEQSEQLAGQLLDARLAACIQVDGPIRSHYVWKETRQSANEYRLVIKTRSELTESLVRRLSEIHPYETPEILVTPVIWAAKDYLAWVREQTDGA; encoded by the coding sequence ATGAACAACTCGGTGGCCGCGATGGTGCAAGTCGTCACCACCGTCGAAACATCAGAACAGTCCGAACAGTTGGCCGGTCAGTTGTTGGATGCACGTCTGGCCGCGTGCATCCAAGTGGATGGGCCGATACGCAGTCATTACGTGTGGAAAGAGACGCGACAATCGGCCAACGAGTACCGGTTGGTTATCAAGACACGATCCGAATTGACCGAGTCGCTGGTTCGCCGGCTATCGGAAATCCATCCGTATGAAACGCCAGAGATTTTGGTGACACCCGTGATCTGGGCGGCAAAGGATTATTTGGCCTGGGTTCGCGAGCAAACCGACGGAGCCTAG
- a CDS encoding sugar phosphate isomerase/epimerase family protein, with translation MSKHPSHPVASRRSFLQNAGAAAALTAGLASPLRVWADQAAKSDGQPLPYLDRIGLQLYTLRNQMKDDPKATLQAVADAGYRQVELMNIDDDAIKLAAMARDLGLAVHSAFMNWQAVATPDQSGGPDVDRTIELAETIGLRHIVFGYIGKNARDTLDKIRGIADRANAAGEKARSAGMRLCYHNHSFEFAKLDGKTTAFDVFVKKFDPQTVEFELDVFWAKIGGHDPEALMRQLAARISQVHLKDLKKGVGTIHDEGAVPKDAFQEVGDGVLDMPAIMKLAAKIGVDQCHVEQDQSPDPIASVKQSIGYLNERSA, from the coding sequence ATGTCAAAGCATCCATCGCATCCCGTCGCCAGCCGCCGATCCTTTCTTCAAAACGCCGGTGCCGCCGCCGCATTGACCGCCGGCTTGGCCAGTCCACTCCGCGTCTGGGCCGATCAAGCCGCGAAGTCGGACGGACAACCGCTTCCCTATCTGGACCGCATCGGCCTGCAGCTTTACACGCTGCGCAACCAGATGAAGGATGACCCCAAGGCAACGCTGCAAGCCGTGGCCGACGCGGGTTATCGCCAAGTCGAATTGATGAACATCGACGACGACGCGATCAAATTGGCCGCCATGGCTCGCGATTTGGGCTTGGCCGTCCACAGCGCCTTCATGAACTGGCAAGCCGTCGCCACGCCGGACCAATCCGGCGGCCCCGACGTGGACCGGACGATTGAATTGGCCGAAACCATCGGACTGCGGCACATCGTTTTCGGCTACATCGGCAAGAATGCTCGCGACACACTGGACAAGATTCGTGGCATCGCCGACCGGGCCAACGCCGCCGGCGAAAAGGCACGATCCGCCGGCATGCGACTGTGCTATCACAATCATTCTTTCGAATTCGCAAAGCTGGACGGCAAGACGACCGCGTTTGATGTGTTCGTCAAAAAGTTTGATCCGCAAACCGTTGAGTTTGAATTGGACGTGTTCTGGGCCAAGATCGGCGGACACGATCCGGAAGCACTGATGCGTCAGTTGGCAGCGCGAATCAGCCAAGTCCACCTGAAAGATCTGAAAAAGGGCGTCGGCACAATCCATGACGAAGGCGCCGTCCCCAAAGACGCGTTCCAAGAGGTCGGCGATGGCGTCTTGGACATGCCCGCGATTATGAAATTGGCGGCCAAGATCGGTGTCGACCAATGCCATGTCGAACAGGATCAGTCGCCGGACCCGATCGCCAGCGTCAAGCAAAGCATCGGCTATCTAAACGAACGGTCGGCGTAG